The window TTATCGAATGTGACAGGCAGGTATCCGGCTGCGCGCAACTGCTTGCAGGCATGAGAGCCAATATACCCCGCGCCGCCCGTTACCAGAATCGCATCTGCCATCCGCTATTCAGCCGCCTTCTTCGACGACATGACGTCGCCGAGAAATTCGGCCAGCTCGTCTTTCAACTCTTCCCGTGCAAGACCGAAGGCAACGGTGGCCTGCAAAAAGCCAGCCTTTGAGCCACAATCAAAACGCTGCCCGCGGAAGCGCAGACCGAAAACGTCGCGCCCTGCACTGATCTCATCGGCGATGGCATCGGTCAGCTGGATCTCGCCGCCCGAGCCCTGCTTCAGCTTGTTCAGGTTCTGCATGACCGTTGGCGCAAGGATATAACGCCCGATCACCGCCAGATTGGACGGCTCGGTCCCCGGCGCGGGTTTTTCGACCATGCCCTTTGCCTTGACGATGGCGCCCATGTCCTCGGCAATATCCAGCACGCCGTAAGACGCAGCCTTTGCCGGCGCCACCTCCATCGTGGCGACCATGCTGCCGCCGGTTTCACCATAGGCCTCGATCATCTGTTCGAGGCAGGGCGGCTCGCCCATGATGACGTCATCGGTCAGGATCACGGCAAAGGGCTCATTCGCCAGCAGGCGCCGCGCGCACCATACGGCGTGGCCAAGCCCAAGCGCCTTGTGCTGGCGGATATAGGCAATCGCACCCGATTCCATGTTGGTTTCATTCAGCAGCTTCAGCAGGTCTTTCTTGCCCGCCTTGCGCAGACTTGATTCCAACTCGTGGGCGTGATCGAAATAATCTTCCAACGCGCCCTTGCCGCGCGAGGTGACGAAAATGAATTCCTTGATACCGGCGGCGCGCGCCTCGTCGATCGCGTATTGGATCAGCGGGCGATCAACCAGTGTCATGATCTCTTTGGGAATACTTTTCGTCGCCGGCAAGAACCTGGTGCCCAGGCCCGCCACGGGAAAAATCGCCTTTGTAACCTTGCGGCTCATTCTACTTCTCCTGCGAACTCAAGGCTTAAAGCGTAACTTTCGGCCTCGGCATGCTTGATCAATATATCCTACAACAGATCCGCAGCAGCAAGACATCAACCAGAAACAATTTGATTA is drawn from Paracoccus tegillarcae and contains these coding sequences:
- a CDS encoding UTP--glucose-1-phosphate uridylyltransferase, translating into MSRKVTKAIFPVAGLGTRFLPATKSIPKEIMTLVDRPLIQYAIDEARAAGIKEFIFVTSRGKGALEDYFDHAHELESSLRKAGKKDLLKLLNETNMESGAIAYIRQHKALGLGHAVWCARRLLANEPFAVILTDDVIMGEPPCLEQMIEAYGETGGSMVATMEVAPAKAASYGVLDIAEDMGAIVKAKGMVEKPAPGTEPSNLAVIGRYILAPTVMQNLNKLKQGSGGEIQLTDAIADEISAGRDVFGLRFRGQRFDCGSKAGFLQATVAFGLAREELKDELAEFLGDVMSSKKAAE